The DNA window GGTGGCGCTGGCGGCAGCCAGGGCTGGACGCCCGGCCGCACCGGTCTGCGTGCTCGGCGGCGACCTGGCCCACCTGCCGCAGGCACCCGGGTTCGACAGGATCGACTGGTCGGCGCACGGTCCGGCCGAGGGCCCGTCCACCCGCTTCGACCTGGAGTACGACCTTCGGGGCGAACTGGTCGCCGTCCGTAGCGACTACGGCGTCGCCGACCGGCTCACGCAGCATGCCCTGGCCCACGTGAACCGACATCCGGGCAGCCAGTACCACGTCTGCTGCCGCCGCCCTCTGGATACGGGAGCGGTCCTCAACAGGCTCGTGCACCACGGGGCTGCCTTCAGCGTCGACTTCTTCCTGCCGAGCGCGGAGGACATGATCCGGGCCGCCACCCCTTGGCTCAGCCGAGCCGGCACGGTGTTCGTCAACGCGGCCGAGTACCGGCTGCTGCGGTCGATCACCGATACGGCGGCGCTGCCGCACATCGTGGTGACCGACGGCCCTCGCGCGGCGCGGGTGTGGGCCTTCGGCCAGCAGGTCGCCTCGGTGGTTCCTCCGCCACGTCCGCCACGCGAGGTGTCGGGGGCCGGTGACACCTTGGCCGGCACCTTCCTCGCCCACCGGTCGCAAGGTGCCCCACCCGCCCGCGCGCTCGCCGAAGCAGTAGCGGCAGCTGCTTGTTACGTGGCAGCACCGTCCCTTCCGATCCCGGCGCCGCGCCGCGCCTGACCACCTGCCTGGGGGCTCGTCCCGGTGTCCATCTACATAGCCCATCGACTCTTCGCCGCACACGACCGCGCCCTCGCCGCCGACCTCGCCGAGCGGCTGACCGGGAAGGTCGGCGCTGACCGCGTCTTCCTGCCCTTCTGCGACACCGACGAGGAGGACCTGGTCGCCGAGGTCAAAGGCCGCCGCCTCTTCGAGCTGGACCGTGACCGCCTCGGCCGTCTCGACGCGATGGTCGCGCTCCTGCACGGGCCGAGCCTGGACG is part of the Peterkaempfera bronchialis genome and encodes:
- a CDS encoding PfkB family carbohydrate kinase, whose translation is MTRLDVIGNVSRDVTRYPDHRGGARLGGAALLVALAAARAGRPAAPVCVLGGDLAHLPQAPGFDRIDWSAHGPAEGPSTRFDLEYDLRGELVAVRSDYGVADRLTQHALAHVNRHPGSQYHVCCRRPLDTGAVLNRLVHHGAAFSVDFFLPSAEDMIRAATPWLSRAGTVFVNAAEYRLLRSITDTAALPHIVVTDGPRAARVWAFGQQVASVVPPPRPPREVSGAGDTLAGTFLAHRSQGAPPARALAEAVAAAACYVAAPSLPIPAPRRA